Proteins from one Pongo abelii isolate AG06213 chromosome 19, NHGRI_mPonAbe1-v2.0_pri, whole genome shotgun sequence genomic window:
- the LOC134760598 gene encoding keratin-associated protein 4-2: protein MVNSCCDSVCSDQGCGLENCCCPSCCQTTCCRTTCCRPSCCVSSCCRPQCCQSVCCQPTCCHPSCCQTNCCRTTCCRPSCCVSSCCRPSCCVSSCCRPQCCQSVCCQPTCCRPSCCQTTCCRTTCCHPSCFVSTCCRPTCSSGSCC from the coding sequence ATGGTCAACTCCTGTTGTGACTCTGTGTGCTCTGACCAGGGCTGTGGCCTAGAGAACTGCTGCTGTCCCAGCTGCTGCCAGACCACCTGCTGCAGAACCACCTGCTGCCGCCCCAGCTGCTGTGTGTCCAGCTGCTGCAGACCGCAGTGCTGCCAGTCTGTGTGCTGCCAGCCCACCTGCTGCCACCCCAGCTGCTGCCAGACCAACTGCTGCAGGACCACCTGCTGCCGCCCCAGCTGCTGTGTGTCCAGTTGCTGCCGCCCCAGCTGCTGTGTGTCCAGCTGCTGCAGGCCCCAGTGCTGCCAGTCTGTGTGCTGCCAGCCCACCTGCTGCCGCCCCAGCTGCTGCCAGACCACCTGCTGCAGGACCACCTGCTGCCACCCCAGCTGCTTTGTGTCCACCTGCTGCCGCCCAACCTGCTCTAGTGGCTCTTGCTGCTGA